The Zalophus californianus isolate mZalCal1 chromosome 8, mZalCal1.pri.v2, whole genome shotgun sequence genome has a segment encoding these proteins:
- the LOC113938695 gene encoding LOW QUALITY PROTEIN: developmentally-regulated GTP-binding protein 1-like (The sequence of the model RefSeq protein was modified relative to this genomic sequence to represent the inferred CDS: inserted 2 bases in 1 codon): MSSILAKIVEIEAKMVRTQKNKATAHHLGLLKTRLAKLHRELITPKGGGGGGPGEGFDVAKTGDAGXVGFPSLGKSTLLSNMAGVYSEVAAYEFTTLTTVPCVIGYKVAKIQLLDLPGIIEGAKDGKGRGRQVTAVARTCDLILIVLDVLKPLGHKKIIENELEVFGIHLNSKPPNTGFKKKDKGGINLMATCPQSKLDAETVKRILAEYKIYNADVTLRSDATVDDLINVVEGNRVYISCIYVLNKTDQMSIEELDIIYKVPHCVPISAHHCWNFDDLLEKICDYLKLVRIYTKPKGQLPDYTSPVVLPYSRTTVEDFCMKIHKNLIKEFKYTLVWGLSMKHNPQKVGKDHTLEDEDVIQIVKK; this comes from the exons ATGAGCAGCATTTTAGCCAAGATTGTGGAGATTGAAGCCAAGATGGTTCGGACTCAAAAGAACAAGGCCACAGCACACCACCTAGGGCTGCTTAAGACTCGCCTTGCTAAGCTTCATAGAGAGCTCATTACCCCAaaaggtggaggtggtggtggaccAGGAGAAGGTTTTGATGTGGCCAAGACAGGTGATGCTGG TGTGGGTTTTCCATCACTGGGGAAGTCAACACTGCTTAGTAACATGGCAGGGGTATATTCTGAGGTAGCAGCCTATGAGTTCACTACTCTGACCACTGTGCCTTGTGTCATCGGATACAAAGTTGCCAAGATCCAGCTCCTGGATCTTCCAGGTATCATTGAGGGTGCCAAGGATGGGAAAGGTAGAGGCCGTCAAGTCACTGCAGTGGCCCGAACATGTGACTTGATCCTGATTGTTCTGGATGTCCTGAAACCCTTGGGACACAAAAAGATAATTGAAAATGAGCTGGAAGTCTTTGGCATTCACTTGAACAGCAAACCCCCCAACACTGgctttaaaaagaaggataaagGAGGCATTAATCTCATGGCCACTTGCCCTCAGAGTAAGCTGGATGCTGAAACTGTGAAGCGCATTCTGGCTGAATACAAAATTTACAATGCTGATGTGACACTGCGTAGTGATGCCACAGTGGATGACCTCATCAACGTGGTAGAAGGAAACAGAGTTTACATCTCTTGTATCTATGTGTTGAATAAGACTGATCAGATGTCCATTGAGGAATTGGATATCATCTATAAGGTGCCTCACTGTGTACCCATCTCTGCCCATCACTGCTGGAATTTTGATGACCTCTTGGAAAAGATCTGTGACTACCTGAAACTAGTGAGGATTTACACCAAACCCAAAGGCCAGTTGCCAGATTATACATCCCCAGTGGTGCTGCCTTACTCTAGGACTACGGTGGAGGATTTCTGCATGAAGATTCACAAAAATCTTATCAAAGAATTTAAATACACTCTGGTCTGGGGCCTGTCTATGAAACACAATCCTCAAAAAGTGGGTAAAGATCATACATTGGAGGACGAGGATGTCATTCAGATTGTGAAGAAATGA